GGCGACAAAGTGCGGCAGGGCGATCGCCGCACTCCGGAAGGCGACTTCTATATCTTCACCAGGAATGACAAGAGCGCGTTTTATCTCTCGCTCGGGGTCAGCTATCCGAATGCGCCGCACGCTGACCGCGGCCTGCGCGATGGCCTCATCACAAAGGCGCAACACGACGCGATCCTGCGCGCGCTGAAATTGAAAAAGACGCCGCCCCAGAACACGGCTTTGGGTGGCGACATCTACATTCATGGTCGCGGGGCGAGCAGCGACTGGACCTGGGGTTGTGTCGCGCTCGAGGACCACGACATCCTCGAACTCTTCAATGTGGCTACTGTCGGCACGCCCGTCACAATTCTGCCTTAGTCCCGCGCGAACCGCTTCTTCACCGTTCGATAATCGAGCGCCTTCCTTGCCGACGGAAAGCGTCTGCGCTCTCAAGATCGCCATTAAGTCAGAACCACCTGCGGTAGCGGGTGCGCGAATTTGCCAACGATTCAGGGTTTTTCCAGTTCAACGGCCCGCTCCCGCAGGTCGTTCTGACTCCATGGCTTTTACCGGCCACAGTTTCTCAGTCACTGGCATATCGGTTGCTAAATTGGCGTTGAATTCGCAGCTAATCGAAAAGCGTGCGGATCCGGGGTTAAAAACATGAATATTCTCAGTGGATTTTTCTCAGAAGATTTGGCGATTGATTTAGGCACGGTCAATACGATTGTTTACACGCCAACCCAGGGCGTCGTTTTGAACGAGCCTTCGGTGGTTGCCGTCAACAAGTACAGCCGCGAAGTCATCTCAGTGGGGTCGCCGGCTTTAAAGTTGCTCGGTCGCGAACCGAACGACACTGAAGTCTATCGGCCGCTGCGACGCGGCGCGATCGACAACTTCGAAATCTCGCAAGTGTTCCTGCGTGCAGTTATCAGCCGGGTCCAAAAGCACGACCATCCAAAGCGAAGTCACCTGGTTGTCGGCGTGCCCGGATCATCGACGCCGCTCGAACGTCGCTCGGTCCGCGATGCCGCGCGTGACGCGAAAGCTGGCCGCGTGGACTTGATTGACGAAGGACTGGCGGCAGCAATCGGCGCCGGATTGGATTTCGAAGACGAACACGCTCACATGGTCGTCGACATTGGCGGCGGCACCACGAACATCGCGATTCTCGCCTCGGGCGGCGTAGTTAATTCGGTGAGTCTGCCGGCCGCGGGCAACGCGATGGACGACGCGATTCGCGACTATCTGCGTTTGCGCTATGCCGTCGCATTTGGCGAGCGCACGATCGAACACATTAAGTGCGAGCTTGGCTCGGCCGCAGCATTCCATAACTCACAGCTCGACCGCGAAGTTGAGATCGTTGGCAAGCAACTCGCGAACGGCGCGGCCAAGCCCGTGACCATTAGTTCGCGCGAAGTCCGCACGGCGCTCGAGCCCGTGCTCTCGGAAATTATCTCAGCAGTGCGACGTGTGATTGAAGACGCCAGCCCGGATGTTACCGCCGATATTTACTATTCAGGCGTGATTCTGACCGGCGGGGGCGCGCTGCTGCACGGCATGTCCGATCGCCTGCAAAGTGAACTCGATCTGAAAGTGACGGTCCCTGAAGATCCGCTGACGACAGTGGCGCTCGGCGCCGGGCGTTTATTGGAAGATGCAGAGCGCTTGCAGCGCGCGACCCTGCGCCTGGACGGGCCGGTTTGGGAACAGGCAGAGAAGCTGGCAGTAAATTGGTAGCAGTTCTTGAACCTGCTACGCGGGTTTCAAAGCCACATGGGGTAAAATCTCGTGTGGCTTTTTTATGAACGAGATCAAGCCTTTCAAGATACGCGATGTTGAGATCAGTCCACCGCTGGTGCTTTCACCGATGGCGGGCGTGACCGACATTTCTTTTCGACGCCTGCTGAAACAGCGCGGCGGCATCGGCTTGACTGTCTCTGAATTCATCTCGGTCGAAGGCTTGACGCGCAACAACCCGAAATCGAAACGGCAGATGCGCTTTTACGAAAACGAGCGGCCGTTTGCGGTGCAGATTTTCGGCGGCCAGGCTGAGCGCATGCGCATGGCGGCTGAGATGGCGGAAGAAATCGGCGCAGATATTCTCGACATCAACTGCGGCTGCCCCGCCCCGAAAGTCGTGAAGCATGGCGGCGGTTCAGGATTGCTGCGCGATCTGCCGCGGCTGGAAACGATTCTGAAAGAGATCAAGAAAGCGATCACAATTCCGCTGACGATAAAGATTCGCGCCGGCTATTCGGACAGCACTATCAACGCGGTCGATACCGCTAAGCTTGCTGAAGACTGCGGGGTTGAGCACATCGCGCTGCACGGTCGGACAAAAGAGCAGGGCTATCGCGGGCTCGCCAATTGGGATTTGGTGCGCGCGGTTAAGGAAGTTGTGAAGGTGCCGGTTTCGGGCAGCGGCGACGTGACGACGATTCAGCAGACCTTCGATCGTTTTCGCGAGACTGGCTGTGATGGCGTGTTAATTGGACGTGGCGCGATGGCCAATCCGTGGATCTTCCGGCAGATCGAAGATGTGATGCACGGCCGCGAACCGTTTCAACCGACGTTGGAAGACAAGCGCGCGCTGCTGCTCGAATACTTTGAAATGCTGCAACAGGACATGCCGATGATCGCGGCGATTGGAAGGATGAAGCAGCTCGCCGGACAGTTTACGCGCGGCTTGCAGGGCGGCGCGCTCTTCCGCACCGCGCTCTATCATTCACATTCAGTCGATGAGATTCTCGGACGGATCTCGGAATACTTTGAAGCAATCAACAACGGGCTTCCCTACTACGGCGAAGGCCGTCCCCCCGGCGAAATCATCGAAGCCCCCGTGCTCGATTCCTGCGAAGCGGCGACGGTTGCGGTGTAATTCCTTTCGCGATTACTTTCCGAGTTGCTTAGCCAGCCGATCGAGCAGCGCCTGCTCTTCAGCAGAAATCTTGCTGCCTAATCCCAGAATGCCACCGGAAGCGGCCGCGACCCGCATGGAGAGTTCGAGCAGTTTCTCGCGGTCAATCTTTTTGTCTTCTGGCGACTCGGTGCCGCTAATATCGGCGATCACGCGCAAAGTTTGCTCGAGGAATTCGTCGCTCGGCCGATGCGTTAACCAATCATTAAGTTGTTGGTAAGCCGCGCCGTCTTCAGCCACACCGTGAAGGCGCGCTGCCTCGAGAATCATTTCACGCTCGGGCCCGCTGACTTTGTTGTCCGCCCACGCGACGCTAATAAGCGGCATGAGGTGCAACAACGAAACGGTGTCGCGCGTGTACCCGAGGTCCTGTAACGTTTTCAGGATGTCTTCGTTTGGAATCCCGCTCGCTTCCGCAAGCTCTTTCATCTGTGCTTCGGCCTCGCGCCGCTTGCGAAGCTTTTCGATCAACTCTTGTTCTTTGCGATGAAAGTATTCTTCCTCGAGTCCTTTGCCACGCTTGGCCATTGCGTCATCCGCCATATTTGCCTCCGATTAAAATGAAATGCCGGCTCATCCTGGACAAGCCCGTTAATGATTGCACCGCGATCCTAGCAGAACCACACGACGCGCGGGAAACGCCGGTGACGAAGGGCCACTGAATTTACTCAATCGAGCCTTTGTAGAAAGGTCGAAACTGGTGCAACTCAAGCGTAAAGGTCTTTTTCTCAACCATGACATCCGACACAAACAGCGACCGTGCGTCGTTTTCGTCTTTGGCTTCAACGATCACCATCCCTTTGTCAGCGTATCTGGCTCCGATTGCGATCCTTTTCTCCGATCGCAAGCGTCGCAGATTCTCGCTGTGTTCTTTGAAACCAATCTGTTCATTGGCCGGCTTAGCGTCCTCCCAGGCAGTCCCGCGTGAGAAGATTGCGATGAAGTATTGCTTTGCCGGCGCCGTCGGCTGCGGCGGGCGATCGGCGGACTGCGCCAATGATAAGCAACTGCAAAGTACGACCGTAAAAATTACTGATAGCCTCATTTCATCTCCTCTTCGAACTGTGTCTTTGAATCGGGGGCTCCAGCATTAATCAAGGGTCGGGCTGCGCATTAGCTTGCTCGTAATTTCGAGCGTTGCGAGCCAGGCTGAACAGAATTAACCCCAGAACAACGCTGGAGGCGGTGAGCACGATGTAAATCAACCACGGCACGCGTTCAGTAAAAGGCAACGGAGCAGGTCGATAGTCGGGATTATTCGTGAGCGGGCCGGCCGCGGTGGCGGCGACTGGCGCGGTTAATCTGGATTGCAACTCGTCTTCAAAGTCGTAATGCGGCTCGGTGGCGTTGGCGTTTCCAAAATACAGGCGCAGCGGCTGGGCGGACGGTTCTTTCAGTTCGAAAAACAATTGCCGCAGCGGGGCGCCGGCTTCAACTGCGAAAATGCTCAAAGACCGATTGCTATGGTCGGTAACGATCAAACGAAGTTTGCGCGCATACACTTCGTCGTTGAAAGTGATTGTCGCCGGTTTCTGTTCGCCGCGCCGCCGGGTCAACTCGCCGGAAGCAACCAGACGGATGTTGTTCGGATCGTCCACCACCTCGACTTCGAAAGGTCGCGAGAAGGATTCATCGTGAACCGTCAGCAAGAGCCGATCGCAGGGAACGCGCGCGCCCAGATCCAGCGTCCAGGAGGAAGCGGGCGCGCTATTGTGACGAAGCAACTGGGGTTGAGGGACTGATACTTCCCAGTTTGTGATTTCGCTTTTTTCCCGGCGACTCATCAGTACTTTCACGCTCGTGATCACCGGAGACTGTTCTTCTCTCGGCTTGTCCGCCGAAACCCGCACGCGCAGATAGCGATACCGGCTGACTGGATAACTGACGCGGTTTGATCGCGCGGTGCTGTTCGCTGCGCCAAAGCTGAAAATGACGCCGCTCGTTGTCAGTGTCTTCCAGCCTGTCGCCGTGTCGCCGCCTTCGACTTCGACGGAGCGGCGGAAATTCATGCCTTCGGTTTCAATCTCGACTTCGTTGTGCTCGCCCGGATCTTCTCCGAGGTCTACGGAAACTTCGCGCGCGGTCGAACCGATGTTTGCCTGATTGAACAGGGTGCCGTTGACCTCTTCCGCGTCGTCTTCGCCGGCGCGAATGAGTACGGCGTAGGGAATCTCTCGGCTGTTCGCGTCATAAAGCCGCAAATCGCCCAGGTTCGCTCCCGCTTTGTCCAGCACATGAAGCGGCACGGCGAATTGATTGAGGCCCGCAGCAACCGGCGTGACTTCAACAAAGAAAGGCCAGGATGAAAGTGCCGATTGGGCGATGACCGCAACGCCCGGCAAAGCGGCGACGATCGCAATCGAAAGAATGAAAGCGCGCCTTTTCATGTGGACGACTCCTTCGAATGGAAGACTCTGTGATAGCCCCACGCAACGATCAGCAGCAAGAGGCCGAGCACAAAGAAAGCAAT
The nucleotide sequence above comes from Pyrinomonadaceae bacterium. Encoded proteins:
- a CDS encoding DUF3999 family protein; this encodes MKRRAFILSIAIVAALPGVAVIAQSALSSWPFFVEVTPVAAGLNQFAVPLHVLDKAGANLGDLRLYDANSREIPYAVLIRAGEDDAEEVNGTLFNQANIGSTAREVSVDLGEDPGEHNEVEIETEGMNFRRSVEVEGGDTATGWKTLTTSGVIFSFGAANSTARSNRVSYPVSRYRYLRVRVSADKPREEQSPVITSVKVLMSRREKSEITNWEVSVPQPQLLRHNSAPASSWTLDLGARVPCDRLLLTVHDESFSRPFEVEVVDDPNNIRLVASGELTRRRGEQKPATITFNDEVYARKLRLIVTDHSNRSLSIFAVEAGAPLRQLFFELKEPSAQPLRLYFGNANATEPHYDFEDELQSRLTAPVAATAAGPLTNNPDYRPAPLPFTERVPWLIYIVLTASSVVLGLILFSLARNARNYEQANAQPDP
- a CDS encoding rod shape-determining protein, translated to MNILSGFFSEDLAIDLGTVNTIVYTPTQGVVLNEPSVVAVNKYSREVISVGSPALKLLGREPNDTEVYRPLRRGAIDNFEISQVFLRAVISRVQKHDHPKRSHLVVGVPGSSTPLERRSVRDAARDAKAGRVDLIDEGLAAAIGAGLDFEDEHAHMVVDIGGGTTNIAILASGGVVNSVSLPAAGNAMDDAIRDYLRLRYAVAFGERTIEHIKCELGSAAAFHNSQLDREVEIVGKQLANGAAKPVTISSREVRTALEPVLSEIISAVRRVIEDASPDVTADIYYSGVILTGGGALLHGMSDRLQSELDLKVTVPEDPLTTVALGAGRLLEDAERLQRATLRLDGPVWEQAEKLAVNW
- a CDS encoding L,D-transpeptidase, with product MNSIKTSVTLAALLLAICSAAFAPPAIIRTADSHQAALKLTSPRIVVKKAERRLFLYDGNKLVKTYRVGLGLSPQGDKVRQGDRRTPEGDFYIFTRNDKSAFYLSLGVSYPNAPHADRGLRDGLITKAQHDAILRALKLKKTPPQNTALGGDIYIHGRGASSDWTWGCVALEDHDILELFNVATVGTPVTILP
- the dusB gene encoding tRNA dihydrouridine synthase DusB; protein product: MNEIKPFKIRDVEISPPLVLSPMAGVTDISFRRLLKQRGGIGLTVSEFISVEGLTRNNPKSKRQMRFYENERPFAVQIFGGQAERMRMAAEMAEEIGADILDINCGCPAPKVVKHGGGSGLLRDLPRLETILKEIKKAITIPLTIKIRAGYSDSTINAVDTAKLAEDCGVEHIALHGRTKEQGYRGLANWDLVRAVKEVVKVPVSGSGDVTTIQQTFDRFRETGCDGVLIGRGAMANPWIFRQIEDVMHGREPFQPTLEDKRALLLEYFEMLQQDMPMIAAIGRMKQLAGQFTRGLQGGALFRTALYHSHSVDEILGRISEYFEAINNGLPYYGEGRPPGEIIEAPVLDSCEAATVAV